The Neodiprion virginianus isolate iyNeoVirg1 chromosome 5, iyNeoVirg1.1, whole genome shotgun sequence genome contains a region encoding:
- the LOC124305940 gene encoding uncharacterized protein LOC124305940 — translation MVKYHPLFQKPQVTAWACISRRLKFIFFYGLFVGLVGLVIHVAKTNSSLSSIYNLQSSLGDMLDLEMRYLPKTNGSTGWKQTSVKEGHIYSAYLDTRPEQILQESHEGIGNETTWAMVRIIAILPRYNPPVTCFYKYRGKQTEDGETFLIKKKKATRTKPVAISEGFNMYYSAFFVLCDLTMSAKMDYEEYYSKQHLPYEITIAPGNITDSYEPKNDSFVPIFYPENGISMAEFSTNFMAVCVPVLHHNFDRVTNLVEFVEFYRMMGVGHFTFYNRSISSRVGKVLEHYRDNGVATILPWDLPPYFIFEKNLRVDGIFAALNDCLYRSSFHKSYMYVASVDIDEFIVPRKHKDYLDMMQYLDPIGPHLPLNDQASFLFRNMFFYLMFDDDPVTLAPEIPKLYTQSKTTRTMFANPGRERSKYIVRSRQTVELGNHHTWELRKTASAFNKRYKEVTVDVQVAASQHYRSCETNIETCWLRQTVKDTSAHKFTAALGERVSKACKGIFENGCPEDVANQRPDRDAAKVQVADKEKEADKKESSAHGEVTNSSDLNREEKGR, via the exons ATGGTGAAGTACCACCCGCTGTTTCAAAAGCCGCAGGTTACCGCCTGGGCCTGCATCTCCCGGCGTTTGAAATTCATCTTTTTCTATGGGCTGTTTGTCGGACTGGTTGGACTGGTGATTCACGTAGCCAAG ACAAACAGCAGCCTGTCGAGCATCTACAACCTGCAATCATCCCTGGGTGACATGCTGGATTTGGAAATGAGATACCTGCCGAAAACAAACGGGTCGACCGGATGGAAGCAAACGTCGGTTAAAGAGGGACACATATATTCCGCCTACCTCGACACGAGACCAGAGCAAATTTTGCAAGAGTCACACGAGGGAATCGGAAACGAGACGACATGGGCGATG GTCAGAATCATCGCGATACTACCGAGGTACAATCCACCGGTGACTTGCTTCTACAAGTACCGAGGTAAACAGACCGAGGATGGCGAGACGTTtctgataaagaaaaaaaaggcgaCTCGGACGAAGCCAGTAGCCATATCCGAGGGTTTCAACATGTACTACAGCGCCTTCTTCGTACTCTGCGATCTGACAATGTCGGCGAAAATGGACTACGAGGAGTATTACTCCAAGCAGCATCTGCCCTACGAGATAACTATCGCTCCCGGCAATATTACGGACTCCTACGAGCCGAAAAATGATTCGTTCGTACCGATTTTCTATCCAGAAAACGGCATATCGATGGCGGAGTTCTCCACCAACTTCATGGCTGTGTGCGTTCCCGTATTGCACCACAACTTCGACAGGGTTACGAACCTGGTGGAGTTCGTTGAATTTTATCGAATGATGGGCGTCGGTCACTTCACCTTCTACAATCGGTCGATCTCATCGAGGGTAGGAAAAGTGCTCGAACACTACAGAGACAACGGCGTGGCGACGATTCTACCCTGGGATCTACCACCCTACTTCATATTCGAGAAAAATCTCAGAGTCGACGGTATATTCGCGGCCCTCAACGATTGCCTCTACAGAAGCTCGTTCCACAAAAGTTACATGTACGTGGCCAGCGTCGACATCGACGAGTTCATCGTGCCCAGAAAACACAAGGACTATCTGGACATGATGCAGTACCTCGATCCAATCGGTCCCCATTTGCCCCTCAACGACCAGGCCTCCTTCTTATTCAGAAACATGTTTTTCTACCTGATGTTCGACGACGATCCCGTGACGCTGGCGCCAG aaataCCGAAGCTGTACACCCAGTCGAAGACGACGAGGACGATGTTTGCAAACCCCGGAAGAGAACGGAGCAAGTACATCGTCCGGAGTAGACAGACAGTCGAGCTGGGAAACCATCACACTTGGGAACTGAGGAAAACAGCCTCGGCATTCAACAAAC GGTACAAGGAAGTCACCGTCGACGTGCAGGTCGCAGCCTCACAACACTACCGAAGCTGCGAGACGAACATCGAAACGTGCTGGTTGAGGCAAACCGTGAAAGACACTTCAGCCCACAAATTCACAGCGGCACTTGGGGAACGAGTTTCCAAAGCGTGTAAGGGGATTTTCGAGAATGGCTGTCCGGAGGACGTCGCAAACCAGCGACCGGACCGAGACGCCGCGAAGGTTCAAGTGGCCGATAAGGAGAAAGAAGCGGATAAGAAGGAGTCGAGTGCTCATGGTGAAGTGACAAATTCCAGTGATTTAAACCGTGAGGAAAAGGGCAGGTGA
- the LOC124305943 gene encoding uncharacterized protein LOC124305943, with protein MRKAVDRPRTMTHPSFVVSDHFVLIALFFLTIVRISEASPVRDGALGPEADAWHGAVLHKFYGPWSEVKKANGENADYNDYGAHIQDFELGPENTPSYEPEEIDGPTGDFQSNYAEIGVVQDPGFAFKTHLPDEKQ; from the exons ATGAGAAAAGCAGTTGACAGACCAAGAACAATGACGCACCCGTCATTCGTAGTGTCGGATCACTTTGTTCTGATTGCCTTGTTCTTCCTGACGATCGTCCGCATCTCCGAGGCTTCGCCCGTTCGTGACGGAGCTCTGG GCCCGGAAGCCGACGCCTGGCACGGCGCTGTTCTTCACAAGTTCTACGGACCTTGGTCGGAAGTAAAAAAGGCCAACGGGGAGAACGCCGACTACAATGACTACGGTGCCCACATTCAGGACTTCGAGCTTGGACCCGAAAACACGCCGTCTTACGAACCGGAAGAAATCGACGGGCCCACCGGcgattttcaatcgaattaCGCCGAGATCGGCGTTGTCCAAGATCCGGGCTTCGCCTTCAAGACGCATCTTCCGGACGAAAAACAGTGA